The genomic DNA TGAGCGGGGTGCCCATTGCCTCGAGCACCGCTTCAGACACGAAATTTTCGCTGGCGATGAGCTCGAGTCCTTCGCGCTGACGCTCGACCTCGCGCCTGATGATGTCGGCGACGTCCGCATCGTATTCGCTCAACGCTGGCATCTGAAGTCCTGCGCCCTGCTCAACTCCCTGCATTCACTCTCCTTCTCCCTCTCCTTCCAGATCGTCGATCTTCTCGACGCGTCGCATATGCCTGCCGCCATCGAACGGTGTCTCGAGCCACCGCTTCATCATTTCGACTGCCTGCTCCATGGAAACGAAACGCGAAGGTATCACCAGAACGTTCGAGTCATTGTGACGTCTTGAAAGCTCGGCAATCTCAGGCATCCACGACAGTGCCGCTCGCACATGCGGATACCGGTTGGCGACGATATCCACTCCAATGCCACTGCCACACAGCAGAATACCGCGCTTCGCCTCGCCGCGGGAGATCTTGCGCGCGAGCGGATGTGCGTAATCCGGATAGTCGTCATCGGAGATGCAGGACGGAGCGCCGAGGTCCTCGGGCGTGAACCCGAGCTTCGTGAGCTCGCGCTTCAAAACCTCCTTTTCCTCGAAGCCGGCGTGGTCGGCCGCGATAAGAATCGTTTCACTCGCTTGCGCTGCTGTCGAGGGACGGCCTCGCTCCTCTCCGCCACCGTCGCTCTGATCAGTTGGGCCGGTGCGCGCAGTCATGTCCTGGTTGCGTTTCGGAGCCGGCGCTCGGCCAATCGATCCGCCGCCTCATACGAGTGGATGCCATCTGTCTTTGCGATCTCGAAGACGCCGAGCACGGTGTCGTAAATCTCGTCGGCTTTGCTGAGCGCATGCTCGGAATCCCAGCCGGCCACTTCGCTGTACACGTTGATCACTCCCCCCGCATTCGCGACATAGTCCGGCGCGTACAGAATTCCGCGCTGCTCGAGCGCGTCGCCGTGCCGCTCCTCCAGGAGCTGATTGTTCGCACCACCGGCGACGATCTCGACCTCGAGCACCGGGACCGTCTCATCGTTGATGATCCCGCCCAGCGCGCAGGGCGCAAAGATATCCGCTGCAACACCATAGATCGCTTCGGGCTCCACTATCGTCGCCCCGGTCTCGGCGGCGACACGCTTCGCTCGCTCGGGATCGATGTCAGTGACCACGAGCTTCGCCCCAGCCTCGTGCAGCTCTAGCGCGAGATATCGACCGACGCTGCCGCAACCCTGAAGTGCGACAGTCTTGCCTGTAAGGTCGTCCGAGCCCCACCGCTCCTTTGCCGAGGCCTGGATCGCGCGAAACACGCCGTGCGCGGTAACCGGTGATGGATCGCCGGATTTTCCTGCAAGGCCTGCGACGTGATTGGTCTCCATGTGGACGAAGTCCATGTCAGAGGTCGAAGTACCAACGTCTTCCGCAGTTATGTATTTGCCGCCAAGACTTTCCACGAGGCGTCCGTGAGCGCGGAAAATTGCTTCACGGCTCGTCGTTCGATTGTCGCCGATGATGACGGACTTGCCGCCGCCAAGGTTCAAACCGGCGACAGCGTTCTTGTATGTCATTCCGCGGGAGAGCCTGAGCGCGTCGGTGATCGCCTCCTCGTCCGTCGCGTAACTCCAGAACCGCGTTCCCCCGAGAGCGGGTCCAAGTCGCGTGCTGTGAATTGCAACGATGCCGCGATAACCGGATTCCGGATCGCTGCCCATTGCAATCTCCTCGTGGCCCATCTCGGCGAGCTTGTCGAATAGTTCCATTTATTGGTTATGAGAAGTTCGTGAATTGCGCTCGACGGCCGGGTGCGGGCGCGTGATGCCAGACAGATCAATCATGGGCGTAGAGCTCGCGGGCGATGACAATGCGCTGGATCTCAGACGTACCCTCGTAGATCTCCGTGACCTTTGCGTCACGGAAATACCGCTCCACCGGATAGTCCTTGACGTAGCCGTACCCGCCGAAGATCTGCACTGCCTGATTGGCGCAGAACATCGCCGTCTCGCTCGCGAACAGCTTGGCCATCGAGCACGCCTGCTTCACGTTCGCGCCGCGATCCTTCGCCTGCGCGGCGAGGTGAAGCAGTGCCCGCCCCGCGCTGATTCGCGTCGACATGTCGGCGAGCTTGAACTGAATCGCCTGAAAGTCCCGGATCGGCGCATCGAACTGCCGGCGCTCCGCGGCGTAGGCAGTCGAAGCCTCCAGCGCCGCGCGCGCAATTCCAATCGCCTGAGCGGCGATGCCGAGTCTTCCCGCGTCAAGTGATTTCATCGCGTACACGAACCCGAGGTGCGGGTCCCCGAGCACGTTCGCGGCGGGAACACGCATGCCGTCGAAATTCAGCTGGACAGTCGGCGACGAGCGCAAACCCAGCTTGTCCTCCTTTTTCCCGACGTGAAATCCAGCGAGATCGGGAGTGACAATGAACGCCCCGATTCCCCGCGCGCCCTTTCTCTCCTCGCGCGTATCCGTCCGCGCCATTGCAATGATGACATCGGCATGGCTGCCGCTCGTGACCCAGCTCTTCGTGCCCGTGAGGATCCAGTCGTCTCCGTCGCGCAGAGCCTGCGTGGTGAGCGCGGCAGCGTCCGAGCCCGCTTCAGGCTCGGAAAGCGCGAACGCGCCGAGCAATTCGCCGCGCGCCATCGGAGGGAGGAACCGATCTTTCTGCGCGGTGCTCCCGAAACGCAGAATCATCTGCGTCGGAAGAGAGTTGTGCACGCTCATGAGAACGGCGGTGGAAGCATCCACCGCCGCGATCTCTTCGAGAGCAATCAGATATGTCGAGGTCTCGAGCCCGAGCCCTTCGTATTCTTCGGGAAGAAGCATTCCGAGGAAGCCAACCTCGCCCAGCTTCTTCACGATCGACGGGTCGAACCGGGACTCGTGATCGAGCTCGGCGGCGTACGGCGCGATCTCACGCTGCGCGAAATCGCGCGCGAGACCCTGAATCTCGCGCTGCTCCTCGGTCAGGTCGTGCAGAAGCCAGGTCACAACGTCATTGATAAGTGTAGAACCCGCGGCCCGTTTTTCGGCCGAGCCAGCCTGCTGCCACGTACTTCCTGAGAAGCGGGCACGGACCATACTTCGGATCGCCGAGGCCGTCGCGTAACACCTCGAGAATCGCGACGCAGGTATCCAGGCCGATCAGGTCCGCGAGAGCGAGCGGACCCATTGGATGATTCATCCCCAGAGTCATTACCTGATCGATAGCTTCCGCCTCGCCAACCCCTTCCATCAGGCAGTACACGGCCTCGTTGATCATCGGCATGAGCACGCGATTCGACACGAAGCCCGGGTAGTCGTTCACCTGAACGGGTGTCTTGCCAAGCTTGCGACTCAGCTCCACGACGCTGCTCGTCGTCTCGTCCGAAGTAGCCAGGCCACGGATGATTTCAACGAGCTTCATTACCGGCACGGGATTCATGAAATGCATCCCGACGATCTTTTCGGGACGGTTGGTATGGCGCGCAATCTCGGTGATGGAGATCGAGCTCGTATTGCTGGCCAGTATGGCGTGAGGCCCGGCGATTTTGTCGAGGTCGCCGAAGACTCTGAACTTGAGATCCTTGTTCTCCGTCGCGGCCTCGACGATGAGCGTCGCATCTTTCGCACTCTCCAGCTTCTCACTCAGCTCCACTCGTCCGAGCGTTTCCGCTGAGGCTTCCGCGGAGATCGTTCCTTTTTTCACCTGGCGGTCGAGATTTTTCCGGATCGTGGCCTGGCCGCGCTCGAGCGCCTCACGGGAGACGTCGATCATCGTCACCGGATATCCCGATTGCGCGAACACGTGCGCGATGCCGTTTCCCATTTGCCCGGCTCCGACGACGACAACTCGCTCCTCCATTCATTTCTCCAGGCGCCGCAGGCGCCGCGCGTAGATGTAGATCACAACCGCGAACATCGAGACCGCAGCCCCCAGTCCACCTTCCGGCCCCCACCCGCCACCAGTCAGCCAGTCGGGTCCCGCATCGACCACCCGATAATCCGGGGCCAGAACCGGAATCCCGCTCACGGGCGTGTGGAGTCCCGCTGCCATCACCCAGTTCCAGGCGAAATGCACGGCGATTGTCGCGTAAAGACTCCCCGTCGCAAGCAGCACCGCGCCCAGAAAGAATCCGGCAAGCATGACGAGGAGAACCGATTCCGCATCCGCTCCCGGATTCGGAACGTGAAACAACCCGAAAACTATGCTTGTCGCAATGAGGGTCCACCGCCAGCCGATCGATTCGCGAAGCGCCGCGAAGATGTAGCCACGAAGCAGAAGCTCCTCGCCTACCGCCGCTGGAAGAAGATTGGCAAAGGTCAGGCCGGTTGCAGCCCACCAGCTTCCAGGAGCGGCGGGAACAGCGCGTAACTGTCCCATTGCCATCAGGAGCAGCGACGGTAGTGCGATCGCCAGCGCCCCCAGAAGCGCATAGCGTGCGAGCAATCGCGGGCTCGCCGCGTGCGCGCCAAGGCCGACGTAATCCCACGATTTGTTGTCGACCCAGAAAAGCAATGCGGCAGTTGCTATTACCGCGCCAAGCGCAAAGCCCCACTCCGAGACAAGCGGCCGGTAGCCGGCGGCGAGTGCGGCGCTGTCGAGAAAGGCCTCGAGCGTGATCGTGACAGCGACGGCCATGAACAGCACGACCATGAACAGGAGGATCCGCCACGGAGCACGGAGGCGGCCGTCCGGCGTGAGCAGCAGAGCACTGCCGTTCATTTTCAGGAATTAGATGACTGTGCGCGCCGGGCTGCGCGAGGTCAAACGGACGCCGGCGTCAGCGAAACTCTAGCTGGTGCGCTCGACACTCAATGCGACCGCGTCGCCACCACCAAGGCAGAGCGTGGCCAGTCCGGTGCGGGCTCCGCGATCCTTCATGGCGTAGAGCAGCGTGGTCAGCACCCGCGCACCGCTTGCTCCGATTGGATGTCCAAGCGCGATCGCGCCACCGTTTACGTTCACACGCTTCCAGTCCCAGCCGAGACCAGTACCGTCGGCAATTGCCTGCGACGCGAAAGCTTCGTTTGCCTCGATGAGATCGAAATCGCCAATGCTCTGCCCGGTTTTCTTCATCAGGTTCTGCACCGCGAAGATCGGGGCGAAGAACAGCTCCTCCGGCTCGGTGGCGCCAGTCGCGTACGCGGTGATGCGGCCGAGAATCTCCAGGCCATTCGCTTCCGCGTACTCTTCGGAGACGACGACGCAGGCGGACGCGCCGTCGTTCAGACTCGATGCGTTGCCCGCCGTTACCGAAAGGTCGGCGTTGTCCCCTTTTCCCGGAAAAGCCGGCCGAAGCTTGGCGAGCGTATTCATTGTGGTGTCCTTCCGGGGGCTCTCGTCGGTGTCCACGACGGTCGTGCCTTTCTTCGTCGTGATCTTTACGGCGACGATCTCGTCCTTGAACCTGCCGGCCTCGATCGCCTCGATCGCTTTCCTGTGCGATGCCTCCGCGAACGCGTCCTGATCCTCTCGTGTTACGCCGGCCTTTCTCGCTGTATGCTCCGCATGGCGGCCCATATGGACGTTGCACGACGAGCACCACAGTCCATCCTTTATCATGCCGTCGACCATCTGCTGGTCGCCGAGCTTCACACCGTTTCGCATTCCATACACATAGTAGGGAGCGTTGGACATCGATTCCTGTCCGCCGGCGACGATGACCTGGTTGTCGCCCGCTTTGATCGACTGCGCTGCCAGCATCACTGACTTGAGGCCGGATCCGCAGACCTTGTTTATGGTGACAGCCGAGACGGTGGCCGGCACTCCAGCTTTCAGCGCGGCTTGCCGCGCGGGCGCCTGGCCTGTTCCACCCTGAATTACCTGCCCCATGATGACTTCGTTTACCGCGTCGGGCGCGACATTCGCGCGGCGAAGGGCTTCCCGAATCGCGATTGCTCCCAGCTCTGGCGCCGAAAGTGCCGAGAGCCCGCCGAGAAATTTTCCAATAGGCGTTCGCGCAGCGGAGACGATTACAGGGGTCCGGGATTTATCAGGCATTACCGAAAGCTAATCGAGTTATTCGGGCGCTTCCCCCAGGCGACGGGTTCCGGCGGCCGCGGCATCCTCTTCCCGCCTTGAAGGAAGCGAGAAGGCGAACACCGCCCCGCCGGTCTCCGGAAACTCGGCCCATGCGCGACCCCCGAGTGATTCGACAGTCTCCCGTACTATGTTCAGACCAAGCCCGGATCCATCGACGTCGGTGACGGTTTCTTCGTGGGCGCGGTAGAACTGTCGGAACAGCTCGGCCCTCGATCCCACCGGCACGCCGATGCCGTTATCCCGTACAAGAACGACAAGCTCGCCAGAACCACTCGGCCCGCCGCCGAAGTCGAAGTTTGCCGAGATCTCCACCCATCGATCGGATTTCGACGGGTCGGAGTATTTGATCGCATTCGAGATGTAGTTCACCAGGCAAAGCTCAGTCGCCGCAGCGTCCACCTCGATGGGCGGAAGGTCGTCAGCGATCCGCACGTCGATGCCTTTTGCCTGCGACTGAGTGCGCAACTGTCTCACAGCTTCGGCTGTCGCCTGAGGCAGCAGCACGTTGCGGCGTTGCCGCGAATCGGACTCGATACGCGAGAGTGCTTCGAGGTTGCCCATGAGCTGCTGCAGGCTGCGGGCATTCTCGACGATTATCTGCTGGAAGTCGGCTCGCTCGTTTTCCTTGAGCCAGGGCTCCTGAAGCAGGTGGCCGGCCCCGCTAATGGCCCCGACTCGATTCTTCAATTCGTGCGACACCATTCGATTGAAGCGACGCAATCTCGATTCGCGATCCTTGATGCGGTCCCCCGAGAGCCTGAGGAACTGCATCGTCGTAGCCTGCCTCATCAGCTCGAGGGCATGTGAGATACGCTGCCAGCTCAGCAGCAGATCGCGTGGCGTGCCGGTGATCCTTCCACTGTCGACACTTTCCAGCACGAACGCGCAGAGTATGGCGCCCAGGATCTCGTGCTCCTTGAGTATCTGGTAAGCGTCGAACCCCTGCGAGTGCCGCAGGGCACCCAGCTCCATGGCCTTCGCGACCACAGGGGCGTTTTCATTCAGGTCGCTCTCCGGATTCTCCAGATAATCCGCCACTCCGTCGATCAGCAGAGGGACGTGATTGAGCAGATCGTCGGTTGGGAAGATGTCTTCCCGCTTTAGGGTCACGCGGGCGTTGATTCTCTCGAGCCAGCGCGCGACCAGGTCTTCTCGCGAGCCTCGCAGCGCGTCGGCAAGGTTGGCGGCGAGCAACCGTGGATAGGTCACGAATGTTCGATTGGAGTTGGCTGTCGGTGGCGATCGACCCACCACGTAAGAAGCAAAGTTATTGCAGTTGCGACGAGCGCGCTGATCCAGATGACCCGCACCGAGGGTGGTGCTGCGCCCATGGCCGCGTCGGCCAGATACGCGACCAGAAACAGCAGAACCAGAAACCAGAATCCCCACTTGCCCTGCCCGTCACGGGCTCGCGTTGCACGCGCATAAATCCACACGCCAATCGCAAACATCGCCAGCTCGACGGCTATCGTCAGCGCGGGAGAATTCCACAGGCCAAGACCGAACATCGCTCCCCCCGGATACATCGCCATGTCCGGTCCATGGGTGATCCAGTCCAGCACCCAGTGGCTCGCGACCAGCGCGGCAAGGACGACCGCGCCGCGGGAATCCTTCGTGAGCGCGAGGTAGAGCCCGCCGAAAAGCGCGCCCCACATGACGAGCATCACAAGCGTATGAGAGTAGGGATAGCTGACGAAGTGGAGCGGCGTTGACACGGTGTTGCCCGGGTCGATCACAACCTCCTCCGCTCCCAGCGCCAGGAAGACTGGCCAGAGAATGTCGGCGAACACACAAGCCGCGAAGAGCGTCGGCAACGACGTTTTCGGCGTTGCTTTCTTTGCCGCAAATCCCAACGAAGTGCCCGATGAACATCGCTATGAGTTGAGAAGACGCCGAACGACTTGCACCAGCGATTGTGGAAGGGTATCCGGACGGCGCAGTACGGAATAGGCTCCCGGCCCGAAAGTTCGCTGGATGTAGACGGGTGCGTCGCGATCAACCGTCACGCAGAAAGGATGCGCTCCCTGCAGCCGAACCTCAGCGACGGCCTGCCGTGTATCCTCGATTCCATACCTGCCTTCGTACTCGTCAATGTCGTTCGGCTTTCCGTCCGACAAAACAAGAAGCAGGCGATGACGAGCACTCTCGCGCATCAACGAACCCGTGACGTGACGGATAGCCGCACCGAGCCGGGTGTAGCGATCGTGCTCGAGACCGGCGATGCGGCGGCGAGCGGCCTCGTCATACCGTTCGTGGTAGCCTTTCACCAGAAGAACGGATACTCCACGAGGGCCCTCACCTGAAAATGCAGAAACGCTGTAACGATCGCCGATGGCGTCGAGGGCCTCGCAAACTAGAACAAGAGCCTCTTTTTCGACCTCGATGACGCGGCGATTGTCGGACAGCCAACTGTCGGTTGAACCGCTGATATCCACGAGGATGCTTACGGCGATATCCCTTCGACCCCGGCGAACCGACTGGTACAGGTGATCGTCCGATGACAATCCCGCACAGACGTCGGCCTGCGAGGTCACATACGCGGAAATGTCGACATCCTCACCGTCAAGCTGCCGGCCAAGCCTCAGCCGCTGTGATCGCAAGCGCTCGAACTGACGCCGAACTTCACGAATCTCACGCGCGCGTTTGCGCAACACCGAGGCAACCCAACTCGAGTCTCCGACGAAGGCGACGGATTCCCGCACCACCGCGTGTGCCGGTCGATATGCCGCAGTCCGCCAATCCCATTCCGGATAGGAAATGCCGCTGGCGTCGCGTGACCGAGTAATAACGTGAGGGCGCGAAGCGGGTGGGTCCTCGCTCAGCAGTATCTCTGAAGCGATTCCAGGTCGCGTGACGAGACGAGCTTCGGGCAGCTCCGAGAGCGAATCCGCGAGGTCGTCTGCGTCAGCGTTTTCGTCCCGATCGGCGGGTCGCTGCAGTCCTCCGGGGTCCTCGACGTGCTGCTGCGGATCGTCGAGCTGGATCATCGACATTCCCATCGACACGTCGTCCTCTCCTTCCTCCGCCGGTCGCACGGATGGCCGGCGTCGCATCGTGCGCGTCCGTTCGGACCTCGCGATCTTGTCGTGATCGTCCGGCGCCGTGGGCGTACCAGCGGGACGTGCCGCCGGCCGCGTCGCCCTTCCCCACAGGATCACAGATGGGAGCCCTCGATAACGACCGGGCAGCGACTCGAGACTCTTCGCCTCGTGAGTTGCCCACAGCAGCGAATGCATCGGTGCAGCCGCGAGCGCCATTCCCGGTGGGGGGCTCGCGGGATGCGACTCGAGCACCAGACGGAGCATCGATTCGACCTGACGCTCGCGCGGCGTGAGCAGTGAAAGCCGAGGCCGCAGCGCACGCGCGATCCGCCGGCCCTCGATCAGCACAGGCACGAGACCCGGAACATCGCGAGTCAGCGCATGATCGACTGCCACGGCCTCGCTCAGCTCAAACAAATCCTGAAGCTCGAGTGAAAATGTCGCCTCGAGGAGGTCCGCAGTTCCGCGGCGGGCTCGAGCGGCCTGCTCGATTGCCATCAACCGATAGAAATCGTAGCTGGCAGCCGCATTATTGATTTCAATGGTTCGGGGAAGGCGGATCCGCTCGCCATCGGTACTTGGAATCGCCGCTTCCTCGAGAAGATGGCGAGGAATACGGCGCGCCACTCGCGCAGCAAGCGAAGGTCTTGCGCGTGACTCTGCGGCGACGATTGGAGGCACGTCCCCGTACAGCGCCACAGTGAGCCACTCGAGTCGCTTTCGGACGTCTGCCAGCTCGAGCTGTGGAGTTCCGGCCGTGTGTCTGCGCCAGAGCGCGGCCACATATGACGTCGCTGCGTGGGCTCCCTCGAGGACTACGTCTTCGGGCTCTGACATACAAGGAGCTGACTCAGCTCAGGCGATTACGGCGGAGACCAGATCGCGGAGCGCGCCAAGGAGTTCGGGGTCATCACTCAGTGGTGCGACGAGTGCGGAGCGGCATGCGTCGATCGGTGGAATTCCTTCCGCGATGAGACGCGCCGTCGCGACCAGCAGGCGGGTACTCGGGACTTCAACGAGCCCCCGGTCTTTCAGATTGCGCATTCGGGCAGCGAGCGCGACGAGGGACCTGGCTGTCGGCTCATCGACCCCACCCTCGTGCTGGACAATCCGCCATTCCAATTCGTTGCGCGGAAAATCAAAATCGATAGCAACGAACCGCTGCCTCGTGCTCGGCTTCAACTCCTTCAGCACATTCTGATAACCGGGATTGTACGAGATGACGAGCTGGAATCCTTCAGCTGCTTCGATCAGCTCTCGTGTCTTTTCGAGCGGCAGCAATCTCCGGTCATCGCTCAGCGGGTGGATGACGACGATCGTATCCTGCCTCGCTTCGACGATTTCATCGAGGTAGCAGATTGCGCCGAGG from Gemmatimonadaceae bacterium includes the following:
- a CDS encoding RpiB/LacA/LacB family sugar-phosphate isomerase, with the protein product MTARTGPTDQSDGGGEERGRPSTAAQASETILIAADHAGFEEKEVLKRELTKLGFTPEDLGAPSCISDDDYPDYAHPLARKISRGEAKRGILLCGSGIGVDIVANRYPHVRAALSWMPEIAELSRRHNDSNVLVIPSRFVSMEQAVEMMKRWLETPFDGGRHMRRVEKIDDLEGEGEGE
- a CDS encoding Glu/Leu/Phe/Val dehydrogenase; the encoded protein is MELFDKLAEMGHEEIAMGSDPESGYRGIVAIHSTRLGPALGGTRFWSYATDEEAITDALRLSRGMTYKNAVAGLNLGGGKSVIIGDNRTTSREAIFRAHGRLVESLGGKYITAEDVGTSTSDMDFVHMETNHVAGLAGKSGDPSPVTAHGVFRAIQASAKERWGSDDLTGKTVALQGCGSVGRYLALELHEAGAKLVVTDIDPERAKRVAAETGATIVEPEAIYGVAADIFAPCALGGIINDETVPVLEVEIVAGGANNQLLEERHGDALEQRGILYAPDYVANAGGVINVYSEVAGWDSEHALSKADEIYDTVLGVFEIAKTDGIHSYEAADRLAERRLRNATRT
- a CDS encoding acyl-CoA dehydrogenase family protein; amino-acid sequence: MTWLLHDLTEEQREIQGLARDFAQREIAPYAAELDHESRFDPSIVKKLGEVGFLGMLLPEEYEGLGLETSTYLIALEEIAAVDASTAVLMSVHNSLPTQMILRFGSTAQKDRFLPPMARGELLGAFALSEPEAGSDAAALTTQALRDGDDWILTGTKSWVTSGSHADVIIAMARTDTREERKGARGIGAFIVTPDLAGFHVGKKEDKLGLRSSPTVQLNFDGMRVPAANVLGDPHLGFVYAMKSLDAGRLGIAAQAIGIARAALEASTAYAAERRQFDAPIRDFQAIQFKLADMSTRISAGRALLHLAAQAKDRGANVKQACSMAKLFASETAMFCANQAVQIFGGYGYVKDYPVERYFRDAKVTEIYEGTSEIQRIVIARELYAHD
- a CDS encoding 3-hydroxybutyryl-CoA dehydrogenase; translation: MEERVVVVGAGQMGNGIAHVFAQSGYPVTMIDVSREALERGQATIRKNLDRQVKKGTISAEASAETLGRVELSEKLESAKDATLIVEAATENKDLKFRVFGDLDKIAGPHAILASNTSSISITEIARHTNRPEKIVGMHFMNPVPVMKLVEIIRGLATSDETTSSVVELSRKLGKTPVQVNDYPGFVSNRVLMPMINEAVYCLMEGVGEAEAIDQVMTLGMNHPMGPLALADLIGLDTCVAILEVLRDGLGDPKYGPCPLLRKYVAAGWLGRKTGRGFYTYQ
- a CDS encoding type II CAAX endopeptidase family protein, with protein sequence MNGSALLLTPDGRLRAPWRILLFMVVLFMAVAVTITLEAFLDSAALAAGYRPLVSEWGFALGAVIATAALLFWVDNKSWDYVGLGAHAASPRLLARYALLGALAIALPSLLLMAMGQLRAVPAAPGSWWAATGLTFANLLPAAVGEELLLRGYIFAALRESIGWRWTLIATSIVFGLFHVPNPGADAESVLLVMLAGFFLGAVLLATGSLYATIAVHFAWNWVMAAGLHTPVSGIPVLAPDYRVVDAGPDWLTGGGWGPEGGLGAAVSMFAVVIYIYARRLRRLEK
- a CDS encoding acetyl-CoA C-acetyltransferase, whose product is MPDKSRTPVIVSAARTPIGKFLGGLSALSAPELGAIAIREALRRANVAPDAVNEVIMGQVIQGGTGQAPARQAALKAGVPATVSAVTINKVCGSGLKSVMLAAQSIKAGDNQVIVAGGQESMSNAPYYVYGMRNGVKLGDQQMVDGMIKDGLWCSSCNVHMGRHAEHTARKAGVTREDQDAFAEASHRKAIEAIEAGRFKDEIVAVKITTKKGTTVVDTDESPRKDTTMNTLAKLRPAFPGKGDNADLSVTAGNASSLNDGASACVVVSEEYAEANGLEILGRITAYATGATEPEELFFAPIFAVQNLMKKTGQSIGDFDLIEANEAFASQAIADGTGLGWDWKRVNVNGGAIALGHPIGASGARVLTTLLYAMKDRGARTGLATLCLGGGDAVALSVERTS
- a CDS encoding sensor histidine kinase; amino-acid sequence: MTYPRLLAANLADALRGSREDLVARWLERINARVTLKREDIFPTDDLLNHVPLLIDGVADYLENPESDLNENAPVVAKAMELGALRHSQGFDAYQILKEHEILGAILCAFVLESVDSGRITGTPRDLLLSWQRISHALELMRQATTMQFLRLSGDRIKDRESRLRRFNRMVSHELKNRVGAISGAGHLLQEPWLKENERADFQQIIVENARSLQQLMGNLEALSRIESDSRQRRNVLLPQATAEAVRQLRTQSQAKGIDVRIADDLPPIEVDAAATELCLVNYISNAIKYSDPSKSDRWVEISANFDFGGGPSGSGELVVLVRDNGIGVPVGSRAELFRQFYRAHEETVTDVDGSGLGLNIVRETVESLGGRAWAEFPETGGAVFAFSLPSRREEDAAAAGTRRLGEAPE
- a CDS encoding VWA domain-containing protein; the encoded protein is MSEPEDVVLEGAHAATSYVAALWRRHTAGTPQLELADVRKRLEWLTVALYGDVPPIVAAESRARPSLAARVARRIPRHLLEEAAIPSTDGERIRLPRTIEINNAAASYDFYRLMAIEQAARARRGTADLLEATFSLELQDLFELSEAVAVDHALTRDVPGLVPVLIEGRRIARALRPRLSLLTPRERQVESMLRLVLESHPASPPPGMALAAAPMHSLLWATHEAKSLESLPGRYRGLPSVILWGRATRPAARPAGTPTAPDDHDKIARSERTRTMRRRPSVRPAEEGEDDVSMGMSMIQLDDPQQHVEDPGGLQRPADRDENADADDLADSLSELPEARLVTRPGIASEILLSEDPPASRPHVITRSRDASGISYPEWDWRTAAYRPAHAVVRESVAFVGDSSWVASVLRKRAREIREVRRQFERLRSQRLRLGRQLDGEDVDISAYVTSQADVCAGLSSDDHLYQSVRRGRRDIAVSILVDISGSTDSWLSDNRRVIEVEKEALVLVCEALDAIGDRYSVSAFSGEGPRGVSVLLVKGYHERYDEAARRRIAGLEHDRYTRLGAAIRHVTGSLMRESARHRLLLVLSDGKPNDIDEYEGRYGIEDTRQAVAEVRLQGAHPFCVTVDRDAPVYIQRTFGPGAYSVLRRPDTLPQSLVQVVRRLLNS
- a CDS encoding CbbQ/NirQ/NorQ/GpvN family protein; translated protein: MALPAAHDSEKRRERSLLHDGLRYLESEPYYLPTADEVSLFEKCHQRGLSVMLKGPTGCGKTRFVEHMAWRLGRPLVTVACHDDLSASDLTGRYLVRGGDTVWQDGPLTLAARLGAICYLDEIVEARQDTIVVIHPLSDDRRLLPLEKTRELIEAAEGFQLVISYNPGYQNVLKELKPSTRQRFVAIDFDFPRNELEWRIVQHEGGVDEPTARSLVALAARMRNLKDRGLVEVPSTRLLVATARLIAEGIPPIDACRSALVAPLSDDPELLGALRDLVSAVIA